TTTCGCCTTGGCTCAAATCATGATAGTAAAATAAGAGAACGACCGCCCGTTGAATTTCTGGAAGTTCGGCTACCGCAGCCTGGACAGCCATCCGGTCATCCTGCTGTATCGATTCCACTGGAGGTGGTGCAAGAAAAGGCAGGAGTGTCCTCCACTTCTTGCGCCGATTCAATTTCGTGACCATATGGTTGTAGGCAATTTGAAAAAGGTATGATTTTACCTTCCCTTTGCTTAAATCAAACCCATGCCGGCTGGACTGAATTTTCACAAAGACATCCTGAACGATATCGATGCTAAGCTGTTCATCTCTCGTGTAGCGGAACACAAAGCAATACA
This Falsibacillus pallidus DNA region includes the following protein-coding sequences:
- a CDS encoding RNA polymerase sigma factor; its protein translation is MYAYQSGDTEALAHLYESFRKPLYCFVFRYTRDEQLSIDIVQDVFVKIQSSRHGFDLSKGKVKSYLFQIAYNHMVTKLNRRKKWRTLLPFLAPPPVESIQQDDRMAVQAAVAELPEIQRAVVLLFYYHDLSQGEIAQILGVPKGTVKSRLHSAIQLLKKELGDFGYGAESI